A window of Stutzerimonas stutzeri genomic DNA:
GCTTGCTAGCGAAGAGAGCCTGACGTCCGGAACGGTTAAAGATTATATATATGTCGGAAGAGAGCTTGTTGCGCACAGCGAGACATGCTCCGCCATTGATTCCGACGGTGATGGGTTGCCAGATTGCTATGAAAAGCGCCTAGGGCTCGATCCGGATGATCGAGCGGATGGCTACGCTGATAGTGACGGTGATGGCGTCTTAAATTATCAGGAGTATCGATACGCCACTAAAATTCGCAATGTCGATAGTGATAACGACGGGATGCCGGACGGCTGGGAGCTACGATTCGGTCTCGATCCAAACTCCGCGTCGGACGCTCATCTAGATCTGAACGGCGACGGCGTGTCCAACCTTGAGCATTTCACCAAAGGCACACCTGCATCATCGTTGTGGCCCGCAGTACTTCCTGCTTTGAATGTCATTCTTAATTAGCGCTAATGGGCGTGTTAGGAAATTCATTTGTGCGATGTTGCGCTCATGCGGCAACGATAATCAACAGGGATGACGGATTATGAGACGCTTGTTTTGCTTTCTGATGGTCGTGCTCTTCTGCCTTGGTGCACCGGTCCACGCGGAAACTCTTAGATTTACCACCTATTATCATAATGACTATCTTGGTTCACCGGTCGCGGCTACCGATGAACGAGATGAGCTTTTGTGGCGGGCGCACTTCAGACCTTTCGGCGAGCGGCAGGAGGAAACGCCGACGGGACGGTTCGGAGCTTTGGGTTATACAGGCCATGCGCAGGACGATACGAGCGCGCTTATTTATGCAGGTGCTCGACATTACGATCCTGTCTTGGGCCGGTTTCTTTCCATCGACCCGGCCAACATTCAGTTTGAATCCCCCGTTACCTTCAATCGCTATGCCTATGGCAACAATAATCCCCACCGCTACGTTGATCCGGACGGGAGAATGTCCGACGATGCCATCCTTGCTGGCGGCTGGATACCTGGGTTTGAGGTTGATACATGGCAGGGGAGCCTGGGACCGATTGGTGGCTTGAAAGGAGGGCTGGCTCCGCAGGGAGAGTTAATTAATAGCGGGGTTAAGGCTAGACCCGCAGTGTCGGAAGCTAAAGACGTAACCAAGCGCCCGTCG
This region includes:
- a CDS encoding RHS repeat-associated core domain-containing protein; this encodes MRRLFCFLMVVLFCLGAPVHAETLRFTTYYHNDYLGSPVAATDERDELLWRAHFRPFGERQEETPTGRFGALGYTGHAQDDTSALIYAGARHYDPVLGRFLSIDPANIQFESPVTFNRYAYGNNNPHRYVDPDGRMSDDAILAGGWIPGFEVDTWQGSLGPIGGLKGGLAPQGELINSGVKARPAVSEAKDVTKRPSTFRKRTIQDSWDNAAPGSKRDAKACPTCNKDVEVAPGQGRRDWDVDHQPKWRDRDLRGLDRKQVLDQYNKDVRLRCPSCNRSDN